Genomic DNA from Turicibacter faecis:
TAAAAAATAGGAGCGGAAGACAGCCTCTCCTGTTTTTTATGGCGATTAATGATTCAAAGAGAAGGGAACGGTGACATGGAATGGGGAGTAGCGATAAAAAGTACAAATAGTAGATGTTTGATTTTAGTGTGATTAAGTTAAAAAATAGTTCAAAAAGTCGCATAGGTAATAAGACGATCATGTCCAACTGTTTTTAACTGCGGATGAAACAGCGTATTTAGAATAAATTTTTAAAAAAATGTAAGGGTTTTTAAAATAACCTCTTGATTTTTTTACTAAAAAACATTAAAATTTTAGTAGAGCAGAGAGAGCTGAAATGAAATGAATGAGAAGAGAGAGGAAGATCATAATGAATATTGAAAAATTAAAATCGGCGTTTACGAAAGTTTTTGGAGTTAAAGAAAACATCCAACTATTTTTCTCACCAGGACGTGTTAACTTAATTGGAGAACATATTGATTATAATGGAGGATGTGTGTTCCCATCAGCGATTACTTACGGAACATATGCTGTTGTGTCACCACGCGAGGATCGCTTAGTTCGTTTATATTCAGGTAATTTCGAAGAATGCGGAGTGATTGAATTTAATCTATCGGATTTATCACATACAGAAGATGAGCACTGGAGTGTTTATGTTAAAGGTGTGATGGAACAATTTGAAAAAATGGGATTTGAAATTAAGACAGGATTCGATGCCTATGTTTATGGAACCATTCCAAATGGTTCAGGATTATCTTCATCAGCATCTCTTGAATTACTAGTTTCACAAATTTTAAAAGAATTAAACGGTTATGAGATTACAATGATTGACATGGTGAAATTATCACAACGTGCTGAAAATGATTACGTGGGCGTAAATTGTGGAATTATGGACCAATTCGCGATTGGAATGGGGAAAAAAGACTATGCCATCAAATTAAATACAAATGATTTAAGTTATGAATATGCGGAAGCAGATTTAGGAGATAATTCTATTTTAATTATGAATACGAATAAAAAACGCGAATTAGCGGATTCAAAATATAATGAGCGTCGTGGAGAGTGTGATGAAGCATTGGCACTTCTTCAAACGGTAGCAGATATTAACTATTTATGTGATTTATCAGAAGAAGAATTTAATCGTGTTTCGAATGTAATTAATAAGGATGTTTTATATCGTCGTGCTAAACATGCGGTTACAGAAAATGAGCGTGTTAAATTAGCGACACATGCTTTAGCAGCAAAAGATTTAAAACGTTTCGGTCAATTATTAAATCAGTCACATAAATCTTTACGTGACGATTATGAGGTAACAGGAAAAGAGTTAGATACTATTGTTGAATTAGCTTGGGCACAAGAAGGGGTTTTAGGTGCTCGTATGACAGGTGCAGGATTTGGAGGATGTGCGATTGCACTTGTTCAAAATGATGCATTAGAAACGGTGAAAGAGGCTATTGCTAAAGGGTATAAGGAAAAAATCGGATACGATGCACAACTTTATGTGGCAACAATTGGAGATGGGACAAAAACAATTGCTTAAGAAAGGGAGCGTATGGGGGGACGATGAAAGATATTTCATCACACCCTCTTCGTCTTTTGCCTAAGATTGTAGATAGATAAGAGGAGAGTAGGATATGGACATTAATTATGAGATTAATCGTTTAATTCAGTTTGGATTAGCACATCATATGATTGAAGAGGCGGATGTTTTATACGCTGCAAATAAAATAATTGATCTTTTAAAAGTACCATCGTTTGAGTACGAATCAGTTGAAGGTGAGGACCTTGAAAACCCAAGTACCATTTTAGAGGGGATTTTAGATTATGCGGTAAAACAAGGGGTTTTAGAGTGCGATAGTATTGATCACCGCGACTTATTTGATACGAAAATCATGGATTGCTTAATGCCACGTCCGTCAGAAGTGGTTAAAACATTTGAAAGCTACTATGCGAAAGATCCGAAAGAGGCGACACGTTATTACTATGACCTAAGTAAAGCTTCGAATTATATTCGTTTGAGCCGAGTGGCTAAAAATGTGAGTTGGAAAACAACAACAAAATACGGGGATTTGGATATAACGATTAATTTATCAAAGCCTGAAAAGGATCCTAAAGCTATTGCATTAGCGAAAAGCTTACCAAGTTCTAATTACCCTAAGTGTTTACTTTGTCAAGAAAATGTGGGTTATGCAGGAACGTTGAATCATCCAGCTCGCCAAAATCATCGAATTATTCCATTAGAGTTAACCGATGAATCATGGTTTTTACAATACTCTCCTTATGTTTATTACAATGAGCATTGTATTGTTTTAAAAGGTGATCATGAACCGATGCAAATTTCACGCTTAACATTTGAACGCTTGTTACAATTTGTTAGTCAATTTAAGCATTATTTTTTAGGATCAAATGCTGATTTACCGATTGTTGGGGGATCAATTTTGACACATGACCATTTCCAAGGTGGAGCTTATGAATTTGCAATGGAGCAGGCTCCAATTTTAAAAACATTAAATGTGTTAAATTATCAAGATGTAGAGGTTGGTTTTGTTCAGTGGCCGTTAAGTGTTTTACGCTTAAGAGGTGAAGATCGTGATCGTCTTGTTGAGTTAGGAGATCTTATTTTAACGGCATGGCGCACATATAGCGATGAGGCACTCGGTATCTTCTCACATACTGATGAGGTACCACACAATACGATTACGCCGATTGCTCGTTTTAAAGATGGAAAATATGAGTTAGATTTAGTATTACGTAATAATCGTATGTCGGATGAGCATCCAGATGGAATTTATCATCCACACGCGCATCTTCATCATTTGAAAAAAGAGAATATTGGATTAATCGAGGTCATGGGGCTTGCAGTGTTACCAGGGCGACTTCTTCATGAGCTAGATGTGGTGAAGCAAGCTTTAGTTCGACGAGATCCAAATGTATTGGTAGCAGCGGGTCTTGAAAAGCATCTTCCATGGCTTAAGGAGATGTTAGCAGCCTATGCATCAGTCACGGCAGAAGAGGCGATAGATTTAATTCATGATGAAGTTGGGCAAAAATTTGTTGAAATCTTAGAGTGTTGTGGTGTATATAAATTAACAGACGAAGGATTAGATGGGGTTCAACGATTTATTAACCATATTAATATTAATTGTTCGTTATAAGGAGGAAAAAAGATGAAAGTTTTAGTGACAGGTGGAGCTGGATATATTGGATCTCATGCCGTTTATGCCTTAATTGAGCAAGGTCATGAAGTGGTTGTTGTTGATAATTTAGTGACGGGACATCGTGCAGATGTTCACCCGGATGCAAAGTTTTATCATGGAAGTATTGCTGACTACCGCTTTATGACGGACGTTTTACGAGGGGAGAATGTAGATGGCGTGATTCACTTTGCGGCCTACTCATTAGTGGGTGAAAGTATGACAAATCCGTATAAATATTACGATAATAATATGAGTGGAACGAATGTTTTATTAAAAGCCATGGTGGATTGTGGTGTTTCTAACATTGTTTTCTCTTCAACAGCTGCAACTTATGGAGAGGCGATGAATATTCCAATTTTAGAAACAGATCCAACGAATCCGACTAATGTTTACGGAGAAACAAAGTTAGCGATGGAACGTATGATTAATTGGTACCACCAAGCACATGCGATGAATTATGTTTCGTTACGTTATTTCAATGTAGCGGGGGCTCATCCATCAGGACTAATTGGAGAGAAACATGATCCTGAAACACACCTTATTCCGATTATTTTACAAGTGGCGTCAGGTCGTCGTGAAGCGATTAACGTGTTTGGAAATGATTATGATACGGCAGATGGAACGTGTATCCGTGATTATATCCATGTGTGCGATTTAGCTGAGGCTCATATTTT
This window encodes:
- the galT gene encoding UDP-glucose--hexose-1-phosphate uridylyltransferase — its product is MDINYEINRLIQFGLAHHMIEEADVLYAANKIIDLLKVPSFEYESVEGEDLENPSTILEGILDYAVKQGVLECDSIDHRDLFDTKIMDCLMPRPSEVVKTFESYYAKDPKEATRYYYDLSKASNYIRLSRVAKNVSWKTTTKYGDLDITINLSKPEKDPKAIALAKSLPSSNYPKCLLCQENVGYAGTLNHPARQNHRIIPLELTDESWFLQYSPYVYYNEHCIVLKGDHEPMQISRLTFERLLQFVSQFKHYFLGSNADLPIVGGSILTHDHFQGGAYEFAMEQAPILKTLNVLNYQDVEVGFVQWPLSVLRLRGEDRDRLVELGDLILTAWRTYSDEALGIFSHTDEVPHNTITPIARFKDGKYELDLVLRNNRMSDEHPDGIYHPHAHLHHLKKENIGLIEVMGLAVLPGRLLHELDVVKQALVRRDPNVLVAAGLEKHLPWLKEMLAAYASVTAEEAIDLIHDEVGQKFVEILECCGVYKLTDEGLDGVQRFINHININCSL
- a CDS encoding galactokinase → MNIEKLKSAFTKVFGVKENIQLFFSPGRVNLIGEHIDYNGGCVFPSAITYGTYAVVSPREDRLVRLYSGNFEECGVIEFNLSDLSHTEDEHWSVYVKGVMEQFEKMGFEIKTGFDAYVYGTIPNGSGLSSSASLELLVSQILKELNGYEITMIDMVKLSQRAENDYVGVNCGIMDQFAIGMGKKDYAIKLNTNDLSYEYAEADLGDNSILIMNTNKKRELADSKYNERRGECDEALALLQTVADINYLCDLSEEEFNRVSNVINKDVLYRRAKHAVTENERVKLATHALAAKDLKRFGQLLNQSHKSLRDDYEVTGKELDTIVELAWAQEGVLGARMTGAGFGGCAIALVQNDALETVKEAIAKGYKEKIGYDAQLYVATIGDGTKTIA
- the galE gene encoding UDP-glucose 4-epimerase GalE, which gives rise to MKVLVTGGAGYIGSHAVYALIEQGHEVVVVDNLVTGHRADVHPDAKFYHGSIADYRFMTDVLRGENVDGVIHFAAYSLVGESMTNPYKYYDNNMSGTNVLLKAMVDCGVSNIVFSSTAATYGEAMNIPILETDPTNPTNVYGETKLAMERMINWYHQAHAMNYVSLRYFNVAGAHPSGLIGEKHDPETHLIPIILQVASGRREAINVFGNDYDTADGTCIRDYIHVCDLAEAHILAMKYLVEGGESTICNLGNGEGFSVLEMIEAAREVTNHPIPAIISPRRAGDPAKLIASSQKAQDILGWTPKHPEVKDMIASAWAVEKKKMQA